The Urocitellus parryii isolate mUroPar1 chromosome 6, mUroPar1.hap1, whole genome shotgun sequence genome includes a window with the following:
- the LOC113176186 gene encoding olfactory receptor 4K14, translated as MEMKNYSVVSEFVLHGLCSSQYLQKFLFVFFSGMYVAIILGNLLIVVTVISAPNLQSSPMYFLLGNLSFLDMWLSSFATPKMIRDFLSDRKIISFGGCMFQIFLLHFTGGAEMVLLVSMAYDRYVAICKPLHYMTMMSRQTCIKLVLISWVIGFLHSITQVAFTVNLPYCGPNEVDSFFCDLPLVIKLACMDTYVLGILMISDSGLISVSCFLLVMISYTAILLSVRQRAAGGVTKALSTCSAHIMVVTLFFGPCIFIYLWPFSRFSVDKLLSVFYTIFTPLLNPLIYTLRNEEMKTAMKKLWNQVVNFH; from the coding sequence atggaaatgaaaaattattcggTGGTGTCAGAATTTGTATTGCATGGACTCTGTTCTTCACAATAtctacaaaaatttttatttgtatttttctctggGATGTATGTAGCCATTATTCTGGGTAACCTCCTCATTGTGGTCACTGTAATTTCTGCCcccaacttgcagtcctccccTATGTACTTCCTGCTAGGGAATCTGTCCTTCTTGGATATGTGGCTATCCTCATTTGCCACCCCCAAGATGATCAGAGATTTCCTTAGTGATAGAAAGATAATCTCCTTTGGAGGATGTATGTTTCAAATCTTTCTCTTGCACTTTACTGGAGGGGCTGAGATGGTGCTGCTGGTTTCCATGGCCTATGACAGATACGTGGCCATATGCAAACCCTTGCACTATATGACAATGATGAGCCGGCAGACTTGCATCAAGCTGGTGCTCATTTCCTGGGTCATTGGATTTCTGCATTCCATCACTCAAGTAGCCTTTACTGTGAATTTACCTTACTGCGGCCCCAATGAGGTGGACAGCTTCTTCTGCGACCTTCCTCTGGTGATCAAACTTGCCTGCATGGACACCTATGTCTTGGGTATACTTATGATCTCAGACAGTGGCTTGATTTCCGTCAGCTGTTTCCTGCTGGTCATGATCTCCTACACTGCCATCCTCCTCAGTGTCCGGCAGCGTGCTGCAGGAGGTGTCACCAAAGCTCTGTCCACTTGCTCTGCCCATATCATGGTGGTCACACTTTTCTTTGGGCCCTGCATTTTCATTTACCTGTGGCCCTTTAGTAGGTTTTCTGTGGACAAGCTCTTGTCTGTGTTTTACACTATTTTCACTCCACTCTTGAACCCCCTTATCTACACATTGAGAAATGAGGAGATGAAAACAGCTATGAAGAAACTGTGGAACCAAGTTGTGAATTTTCACTGA